One Ranitomeya imitator isolate aRanImi1 chromosome 1, aRanImi1.pri, whole genome shotgun sequence DNA window includes the following coding sequences:
- the PAICS gene encoding bifunctional phosphoribosylaminoimidazole carboxylase/phosphoribosylaminoimidazole succinocarboxamide synthetase isoform X1 has translation MMTSPSWAASDRKQNAGRHKIRKMESSGELRLGKKLNEGKTKEVYELLDHPGCVLMQSKDQITAGNAARKDHMEGKASISNKTTSYIFKLLQEAGIKTAFVKKCSVTGFIATHCEMIPIEWVCRRIATGSFLKRNPGVLEGYKFYPPKVEMFFKDDANNDPQWSEEQLIAAKLNCAGLVIGQAEVDIMNHSTAAIFEILEKTWSTQDCTLVDMKIEFGVDVTKKEIVLADVIDNDSWRLWPSGDKTQQKDKQTYRDLKEITPEAMQMVKRNFEWVADKVELLLTSDGQGRVVVLMGSISDLVHCEKIKKSCANYGIPCELRVTSAHKGPDETLRIKAEYEGDGIPTVFVAVAGRSNGLGPVLSGNTAYPVINCPPLTADWGAQDIWSSLRMPSGLGCSTVLSPEAAAQFAAQIFGLNDHLVWSKLRSCTLNTWISLKQADAKLRQCSK, from the exons AGCTGAGACTCGGCAAGAAGCTGAATGAAGGTAAAACTAAAGAGGTGTATGAGCTCCTGGATCACCCTGGCTGTGTCCTCATGCAGTCCAAGGACCAGATCACAGCGGGTAATGCAGCCAGGAAGGACCACATGGAGGGGAAAGCGTCCATCTCCAACAAGACCACCAGCTACATATTCAAACTGCTGCAAGAAGCTG GTATAAAGACCGCATTCGTGAAGAAGTGCAGTGTGACTGGTTTCATTGCCACTCACTGTGAGATGATCCCTATAGAGTGGGTGTGCAGGAGAATAGCCACTGGCTCCTTCCTGAAGAGAAATCCTGGGGTGCTGGAAGGATATAAATTTTATCCCCCTAAAGTGGAGATGTTTTTCAAG gatGATGCCAATAATGACCCTCAATGGTCTGAAGAGCAGCTGATTGCAGCCAAACTAAACTGTGCTGGCCTTGTGATTGGCCAGGCGGAGGTGGACATCATGAACCATTCCACAGCGGCCATCTTTGAAATTCTGGAAAAAACATGGTCAACACAAGACTGCACCTTAGTGGACATGAAG ATTGAGTTTGGTGTGGATGTGACCAAAAAAGAAATTGTCCTGGCTGATGTTATTGATAATGACTCGTGGCGTCTGTGGCCCTCAGGTGATAAGACCCAGCAGAAGGATAAACAG ACTTACCGCGATCTGAAGGAGATTACCCCAGAGGCCATGCAGATGGTCAAAAGAAACTTTGAGTGGGTTGCAGACAAAGTGGAG CTGCTGCTGACTAGTGATGGCCAAGGACGGGTTGTTGTGTTGATGGGGTCAATTTCTGACCTAGTGCACTGTGAAAAGATTAAGAAATCCTGTGCAAATTATGGCATCCCGTGTGAACTGAGGGTGACGTCTGCTCACAAAGGACCTGATGAGACGCTGAGAATAAAGGCAGAGTATGAAG GAGATGGCATTCCCACAGTGTTTGTTGCGGTTGCTGGTAGAAGCAATGGTTTGGGTCCTGTCCTCTCTGGAAATACAGCATATCCTGTCATCAATTGCCCACCGCTCACTGCTGACTGGGGGGCCCAGGACATCTGGTCTTCTCTGCGAATGCCCAGTG GGCTGGGCTGTTCTACCGTGTTGTCTCCAGAGGCGGCTGCTCAGTTTGCAGCGCAAATATTTGGCCTGAACGATCATCTGGTTTGGTCTAAGCTGCGCTCCTGTACTCTGAACACGTGGATTTCCCTCAAGCAAGCAGATGCAAAGCTGAGACAGTGTAGCAAGTAA
- the PAICS gene encoding bifunctional phosphoribosylaminoimidazole carboxylase/phosphoribosylaminoimidazole succinocarboxamide synthetase isoform X2 has translation MESSGELRLGKKLNEGKTKEVYELLDHPGCVLMQSKDQITAGNAARKDHMEGKASISNKTTSYIFKLLQEAGIKTAFVKKCSVTGFIATHCEMIPIEWVCRRIATGSFLKRNPGVLEGYKFYPPKVEMFFKDDANNDPQWSEEQLIAAKLNCAGLVIGQAEVDIMNHSTAAIFEILEKTWSTQDCTLVDMKIEFGVDVTKKEIVLADVIDNDSWRLWPSGDKTQQKDKQTYRDLKEITPEAMQMVKRNFEWVADKVELLLTSDGQGRVVVLMGSISDLVHCEKIKKSCANYGIPCELRVTSAHKGPDETLRIKAEYEGDGIPTVFVAVAGRSNGLGPVLSGNTAYPVINCPPLTADWGAQDIWSSLRMPSGLGCSTVLSPEAAAQFAAQIFGLNDHLVWSKLRSCTLNTWISLKQADAKLRQCSK, from the exons AGCTGAGACTCGGCAAGAAGCTGAATGAAGGTAAAACTAAAGAGGTGTATGAGCTCCTGGATCACCCTGGCTGTGTCCTCATGCAGTCCAAGGACCAGATCACAGCGGGTAATGCAGCCAGGAAGGACCACATGGAGGGGAAAGCGTCCATCTCCAACAAGACCACCAGCTACATATTCAAACTGCTGCAAGAAGCTG GTATAAAGACCGCATTCGTGAAGAAGTGCAGTGTGACTGGTTTCATTGCCACTCACTGTGAGATGATCCCTATAGAGTGGGTGTGCAGGAGAATAGCCACTGGCTCCTTCCTGAAGAGAAATCCTGGGGTGCTGGAAGGATATAAATTTTATCCCCCTAAAGTGGAGATGTTTTTCAAG gatGATGCCAATAATGACCCTCAATGGTCTGAAGAGCAGCTGATTGCAGCCAAACTAAACTGTGCTGGCCTTGTGATTGGCCAGGCGGAGGTGGACATCATGAACCATTCCACAGCGGCCATCTTTGAAATTCTGGAAAAAACATGGTCAACACAAGACTGCACCTTAGTGGACATGAAG ATTGAGTTTGGTGTGGATGTGACCAAAAAAGAAATTGTCCTGGCTGATGTTATTGATAATGACTCGTGGCGTCTGTGGCCCTCAGGTGATAAGACCCAGCAGAAGGATAAACAG ACTTACCGCGATCTGAAGGAGATTACCCCAGAGGCCATGCAGATGGTCAAAAGAAACTTTGAGTGGGTTGCAGACAAAGTGGAG CTGCTGCTGACTAGTGATGGCCAAGGACGGGTTGTTGTGTTGATGGGGTCAATTTCTGACCTAGTGCACTGTGAAAAGATTAAGAAATCCTGTGCAAATTATGGCATCCCGTGTGAACTGAGGGTGACGTCTGCTCACAAAGGACCTGATGAGACGCTGAGAATAAAGGCAGAGTATGAAG GAGATGGCATTCCCACAGTGTTTGTTGCGGTTGCTGGTAGAAGCAATGGTTTGGGTCCTGTCCTCTCTGGAAATACAGCATATCCTGTCATCAATTGCCCACCGCTCACTGCTGACTGGGGGGCCCAGGACATCTGGTCTTCTCTGCGAATGCCCAGTG GGCTGGGCTGTTCTACCGTGTTGTCTCCAGAGGCGGCTGCTCAGTTTGCAGCGCAAATATTTGGCCTGAACGATCATCTGGTTTGGTCTAAGCTGCGCTCCTGTACTCTGAACACGTGGATTTCCCTCAAGCAAGCAGATGCAAAGCTGAGACAGTGTAGCAAGTAA